Proteins from a genomic interval of Phaseolus vulgaris chloroplast, complete genome:
- the rps3 gene encoding ribosomal protein S3 has translation MGQKINPLGFRLGTTQSHDSIWFAQPTKYSENIQEDKKIRDWIKNYIQKNIRISSGVEGIGEIKIQKRIDLIQVIIYMGFPKLLIEGKPHKIEEFQTNMHKKLNCVNKKLNIAIVKITNAYKHPNILAEFIAGQLKNRVSFRKAMKKAIELTEQAGTKGVQVQIAGRIDGKEIARVEWIREGRVPLQTIRAKIEYCCYTVRTIYGILGIKVWIFSK, from the coding sequence ATGGGACAAAAAATAAATCCGCTTGGTTTCAGACTTGGTACAACTCAAAGTCATGATTCTATTTGGTTTGCACAACCAACAAAATATTCCGAGAATATACAAGAAGATAAAAAAATACGAGATTGGATCAAAAATTATATACAAAAAAATATAAGAATATCCTCGGGTGTCGAGGGAATTGGAGAGATAAAGATCCAAAAAAGAATCGATCTGATTCAAGTCATAATATATATGGGATTTCCCAAGTTATTAATAGAAGGTAAGCCGCATAAAATCGAAGAATTCCAGACGAATATGCACAAAAAACTGAATTGTGTGAATAAAAAACTAAACATTGCTATTGTAAAAATAACAAATGCTTATAAACACCCTAATATTCTTGCAGAATTTATAGCTGGACAATTAAAGAATAGAGTTTCATTTCGTAAAGCAATGAAAAAAGCTATTGAATTAACTGAACAAGCAGGTACAAAAGGAGTTCAAGTACAGATTGCAGGGCGTATTGATGGCAAAGAAATTGCGCGTGTAGAATGGATAAGAGAAGGTAGGGTTCCTTTACAAACCATTCGAGCTAAAATTGAATATTGTTGTTATACAGTTCGAACTATTTATGGGATTTTAGGGATAAAAGTTTGGATATTTTCTAAATAA